Proteins found in one Miscanthus floridulus cultivar M001 chromosome 4, ASM1932011v1, whole genome shotgun sequence genomic segment:
- the LOC136550451 gene encoding vacuole membrane protein KMS1-like gives MGPTVGAGEDKTMSELREKHRVDLERLTITSRPFKTLAFFVLAIAQSLERTCSSVLKKGSRLKIAMLLVAATWVLLLFTDGLHEKHLQELLWYVRFGLWWIILGVASSIGLGSGLHTFIMYLGPHVALFTIRAVQCGRVDLKSAPYDTILLKRRPSWLEKDCLQFGPPIYHETIPFSKILQQVCLEAVLWGIGTALGELPPYFLSGAASMSGRVIDGLEDLDASISEGFLSSTLRQAKRWLMSHSQHLSFTLIFLLASVPNPLFDLAGMLCGQFNIPFWKFFLATLIEKAIVKVCIQTTPKIVGIGIMVVSDDRFVRTFFVFGEEI, from the exons ATGGGGCCTACGGTCGGCGCCGGCGAGGACAAGACCATGTCAG AGCTCCGGGAAAAACATCGTGTGGACCTGGAGAGACTAACAATTACATCAAGACCATTCAAGACATTGGCATTCTTTGTGTTAGCCATTGCTCAGAGTTTGGAAAGAACGTGTTCATCTGTTCTGAAAAAAGGTTCTCGGTTAAAAATCGCAATGCTTTTGGTTGCTGCTACTTGGGTTCTGCTCTTGTTCACTGATGGCCTGCATGAAAAG CATCTACAGGAGCTACTTTGGTATGTCAGGTTTGGATTGTGGTGGATCATACTAGGGGTCGCTTCATCGATTGGATTAG GTTCTGGTTTGCACACTTTCATAATGTATTTAGGTCCCCATGTTGCCCTGTTTACTATCAGAGCGGTTCAGTGTGGTAGGGTTGATTTAAAAAGTGCTCCGTATGACACTATTCTCCTTAAAAGGAGGCCATCCTGGTTGGAGAAAGACTGTCTGCAGTTTGGACCCCCAATTTATCATGAAACAATTCCATTCAGCAAAATACTGCAACAAGTTTGTCTCGAAGCTGTTCTTTGGGGCATTGGAACTGCACTTGGAGAGCTTCCTCCATATTTCCTCTCAGGAGCAG CTAGCATGTCAGGCCGCGTAATTGATGGGTTGGAAGATTTGGATGCTTCCATTTCTGAAGGTTTTCTATCATCAACTTTGCGCCAGGCCAAAAGATGGCTCATGTCTCATTCACAGCATTTAAGCTTCACTCTAATATTCCTACTTGCTTCG GTGCCAAACCCTCTATTTGATCTTGCCGGTATGTTGTGTGGACAATTCAACATCCCTTTCTGGAAGTTTTTTCTAGCAACTTTGATTGAAAAGGCTATTGTTAAAGTTTGTATCCAG ACCACGCCCAAGATTGTTGGGATAGGGATTATGGTGGTTTCAGATGACAGATTTGTCCGTACCTTCTTTGTCTTTGGGGAGGAAATATAA